The sequence CACACCGCACCCGCCGGCTGCGCTGTGGTACTCGGATCAGGATCCCGCGGCTCGTGCATCCCGGACAACCTCCCCGCCCGTGCGGTGGCACGTCGACTGCCCGTACGTGCCCCCCTCGACACCGCAACCCTATAGCCGCCCTCAGGCGTTACCACGCAGGAAGCAGCACGACACGCCGCGCAGGAACCCGGAAGATCACCCAAAGCGACCAGTCGTCACTCACCGTGACGGCTGGTCGTCGCTCGCGCACCGGCCCGCCGGCCGGCCACCACTCAGCCCGCGAAGTCCTCCGGCCGCACCTGCTCCAGGAACTCCCGGAACTTCTCCACCTCGTCCTCCTGCTCGTCCGGGATCACGATCCCCGCCTCACTGAGGACCTGCTCCGCACAACGAATCGGGGCCCCGACCCGCAACGCCAGAGCAATCGAATCGCTCGGCCGCGCCGACACCCGAACCCCGTCACCGATCAACAGATCGGCGTAGAAGACGTTCTCCTTCAAGTCGGTGATCTCCACCGCCCGCAACGGCGCCTGCAGCGCCGCCAACACATCCCGCAACAAGTCATGCGTCAACGGCCGCGCCGGCTTGACCCCCTGCTGCTCGTAGGCGATCGCCGTCGCCTCGACCGCGCCGATCCAAATCGGCAGATAGCGGTCCCCTTCGACCTCCCGCAGCAGGACGATCGGCTGGTTGCTGGGCAGCTCCACCCGAACCCCGACCACGCTCAGCTCGCGCACCGCCGCCTCCGTGTCGTTGTCACCTACGCCCGCACCGCGCCCTTCCCTGCACGGTACACGGACCGCGACACGAGAGCCCTATGCGCTACGTGCACCATGCCTCGCCAGCACGGGGTTACCCCGGCAAGCCTACGACACGCTTCCCGAGGCAGATCTTTCCGCGCCCACCGGCCGGCCGAGGCCGGGCACCCCACGACACCCGGCCCCACACCTCACCGACCCAACGTCGACCGCAACCCCACCCGGACCAACGCCGCGTGCAACTGCTGTGACAACGCCACCAACTCCCGCGCCGTCTCCGCCGCCCGGGCCCGCGCCGCCGGATCACTCTGCCGCGCCAACGGGGCCACCAACTGCGCGAACAGACCAACCTCCCGATCCGCCGCAGTCCGATAGCCCCGCAGATGCCGCGGCTCCAAGCCGTACGCCGCCAACCCCGCCACCGCCCGCGCGATGATCAACGCATCCGCGTCGTACCAACCCGGCGGATCCGACACCAGCACACCGAGCCGCTCCAACTCCGCCAACGTCGACTCGGCGAGCCCACTACGGGACAGCAGATCCGCCCGCCCCAGCCGCACCTCGGGCGACTCGGCGGGCTCCGACACCTCCCGCCCCGGCACCTCACCGCCGGGACCGACCGCCACCAACGTCGGCCGCTGCCGACCCGGCGCCGCACCCGACGCGTCCCACTCCGCCAACTGGTCACGGATCACCCGCAACGGCAGATACTGGTCCCGCTGCGCGGTCAGCACGAACCGCAACCGCGCCACATCGTCCCAGCTGTACTTCCGATACCCCGCCGGCGTCCGCTGCGGCTCCACCAGGCCCTCAGCCTCCAGGAACCGCAACTTCGAAATGGTGACGTCCGGGAACTCCACCCGCAACTGCGCCAACACCTCGCCGATGCTCATCAGCGGGGACGAACGCGCCGCCCCGGGCGGCGACGAAGCCGCAGGCTCGTTCACCCCCGGCCGGCCTCCTCCGGCCGCGGACCGGCGATGAACACCACCCGGAACTTGCCGATCTGCACCTCGTCACCATTGCTCAACGTGGCCGCCTCGACCCGCTCCCGGTTCACGTACGTGCCGTTCAAGCTGCCCACGTCCCGCACCGTGAACGTGCCACCATCCCGATGGAACTCGGCGTGCCGCCGAGAAACCGTCACGTCATCCAGGAAAATGTCACTGTCCGGGTGCCGGCCGCTGGTCGTCACATCGTGGTCCAACAGGAACCGGGCGCCCGCGTTCGGACCCCGCCGAACCACCAGCAGCGCCATCCCCGGCGGCAACGAACCGGACATCCGGCTCGGCACCACATCGGTGTCCGGCCCCTCCAGCACTTCGTCGAGCGAACCGAGATTGAGCGTCGAAGTGACGTCGAGCGGGGGGAACTCGTCGTCTGGCCGCGTCATGGGACCACCTCACGGATCTGTTCGGTCGGCGTCGGGTAATGGCGGGTCTGGCCGCCGGGCAGTCACACACCCGGCGGCTGGCTCCCCGTGCCCGGGAAGGCGCATTCCACGACGCTCAACTATTGGGTTCTCGGTCGACTGGGCGAGCCTAGCCAGCGCCGAAAAACAGGGCAACCGGACGCGCGGAGACGAGCCCCACCGCCCGGGACGACACAATCAGCTCTCAGTGAGCTCGCGGTACGCACCAGCGGTCAACAAACCCTCGACCGCCGCCGGATCATCCGGAACGATCTCCACCAACCACCCCGCGCCGTACGGATCCGTGTTGATCGCCTCAGGGGCGTCGGCCAACGCCTCATTGCGCGCCGCCACCGTGCCACTGAGCGGCGCGTAGATCTCCGACACGCTCTTGGTCGACTCGATCTCACCCATCGACTCGCCCGCGGCCACCACCGCACCCTCGTCCGGCAACTGGACGAACACGATGTCACCCAGCGCGTCCTGCGCGAAGTGCGTGATGCCGATCCGGACGGCACCACCACCCCCGCCCGCCACCCACTCGTGCTCGGCGGTGTACCGCAGATCCTCAGGAATCACCAGCTGCATCCTTCATCCATCGGTGCACCGGGGGGAAACCGGCGCGGCCGCGGCCGGTCAGGAAACCGGCCGGGCGTGTTCCAGCTTGATCGGCGCGTGCAACTGCGAAACCTCCACAGCCTCACGATCCTCGACGATCACGGTACCGCCGTCATCCGCCACCGATGCGACCACCCCGCCCGGGATGTTCAACGCCGTCCGCATCGTCGCCGGATCACCGATCACCAGAACCGTGTACGGCGCAGCCAGCCGCCGCCCGTCCACCACCAGGCCACCGCCCTGCGCATCCACAAAATACGTCGACGCGATGATCCGCACCGACGTGCCGTCCGCCCCGACGATCTGCATCGCCTCCGCGCCCGCCCCGCGCAACTCCTGCACCGCGTCCAGGATCCGCGCCGACGAGGTCGCCTTGTCCCCACCCTCGAACCGCACCGACAACCCCGGCCCCACCGCCGGCAACGTGCCCGCCAGGATGCCCAGCTCGTCCGCCCGCCGCGTCGCCTCCTCCAACGCCGCCTGCCGGCCCTGCTCACCCGAACGCAACTGCCGCTGGCTCTCCTCCAACGCCGCGATGTCCTGCCGCAGCCGCCGCTCCCGCGAATCCAGATCCGACGAGATCCGGACCAGGTCCTCCTCGCGCGTCCCCGCCAGGCTCGAATCCGTCGACGTCGTCTTCAACTGCACGACCAGCGTGAACCCCAGCAACGCCAGCAGCACCGCGATCATCGCGCCCGCCGACGTCAACCGCCGCGACGCCGGCCCCGCCTTCGCCACCGACCCACTCGGCCCGTCATCCCCAGACCCTTCCGCCGGAGGGTCCTCCGGCGGAGGCGCCTCCGCCTCGCGCTCGGCCGGCGCCAACGGGCTCAACTCGTCCGGATCGGGCGCCTCCGGCCGCGGATCCGGCTCACCCGCCGGACCCGAGGGCCGCACCGGCTCCGCCGGCTCCGGCCAACCGGTGCCCGTCTCCCTGTGTTCCTCGCTCATCGCCCCAAACCTACGCCCGGAACAGGTGCCGGCGGATCGCCGCCACGTTTCCGAAGATGCGCACCCCGAGCACGACCACCACACCGGTGGACAACTGACCACCCACCCCCAGCTGGTCACCCAGATACACGATCAGCGCCGCCACCAGCACGTTCGAGATGAACGACACCACGAACTGCTTGTCGTCGAAGATCCGGTCCAGCTTCGCCCGCACCCCGCCGAACACCGCGTCGAGCGCCGCGACCACGGCGATCGGCAGGTACGGCTGCAACGCCGCGGGCACCGTGGGATCCAGATACAACCCGAGCAGCACGCCGACGATTAGCGCCAGCACCGCGATCATCGATTACCTCCGGAGGGGCTGGGAGACGGCCCGGAGCGGGACGGCCCGGGACTGGACGAACCGGCGACCCCGGAACCCGACGGCGACGGGCTCGGGCTCACCGAGGGCTCGGCGTAGCGTAGCCGCGGCTGCGGGGCCGCCGGCAGGGTGAGGTCCCCCGCCTCCTTCACCCCGAACGACAACCCGGTGGTCCTCGCCACCTCCCGCATCAGAGCCGCCGCCCGGCTGTCGTCGAATTTGTCCCGCATCGACCCCGGCCCGATCGCCGTCACCTCGTACGGGCTCGTCACCGGCCGGTAGTCCACCAGGATCGCCTCACCCGCCGACCGGATCGTCGACGTCGCCGTCAACCGCTGCCCGTTGATCGCGACCGCCTCCGCGCCCGCCGCCCACAACGCGTTCGCCACCTTCTGCAGGTCCGAGTACAACACCCGGGACGGGCCGGCATCCGCGCCGGTCACCGCGTCCTTGTCCGGCGGCGCGTCAACCAGCCGCACCACCACGCCGTCACCACGCACCCGGCCCAGGCCCGTGCCGGCCTCCAGGTTGCGCAGCCGGTACGCCTGCGAACCGCTCAACGCCGCGTCCCGCTGCCGGCCGACCTCCTCGCGCAACTGGTCCGCGCGCTCGGTCAACCGGTCCGTCTCCGCCTCCCGCCGCTTGATCTCGGCGATCAGCCCGGCCCGCGCCTTCGCCCGGCCCGGCTCCTCCGCGACCGTCTCCCGGTACGCCACCGCGAACACGAACCCGATCACCACGAGCACCACCAGGCTGACCGGACGGGCCAGCAGCCGCCGCCAGCGCGACGGCGACCCCTCCCGCCGCCCCACCGCCGCGTCGGCGTACCCAGGATCGAGAGGGTTGCGGAACAACTCGGTGAGGAAGTCCGGCGCGTACGGCCGCGTCGACGGGTCCCGGTCCCCCGGCGCCGCGCTCACGCCCCCGCTCCCGCGCGTCGCGCCCGCATCGTCCGAACCAGGCGGCTGGCCTGCACCACGTACATCGCGCCGGCCACCCAGTAGAGCACCAGGCCCCACCAGGCGAGCCCCCAGCCGATCGCCCCAGCCGCGGTGGCGATGGCCGGCGCCGCGGCCGCCAGCAACAGGACCGGGAACGCGGCCAGCAGCAGGAAGGTGGCCGTCTTGCCGACGTAGTGCACCGGTGGCGGTCCGTAACCGTGGCGGCGCAGCACCGCGAGCGAGCCGAGCAGCAGCAACTCGCGGGCCAGCAGCGCCGCGGTGAACTGCCACGGCACCACCTCACGCGCGGTGAACGCCAGCAGCGTGGCCAGGATGTAGAGCCGGTCGGCGAGCGGATCGAGCAGCTCGCCGAGGCGGCTGACCTGGTGCAGCCGGCGGGCGAGCCAGCCGTCCACCCAGTCGCTGGTGCCACCGACCGCCAGCACCACGATCGCCGCCACGTCCGCGCGGACGACGAGGAAGAGGTAGAGGAAGAGCGGTACGCCGATGAGCCGGACGAAACTGATCATGTTCGGCAGGGTGAGGATCCGGTCACCCACGGCCGCCGTCGTGCCCTCGGATGCCGGATGCTCCGCTGGAGCCGCCCGATGCGACACCGAATCCTCCCTTCGCGGCACCGTCCAGCGACCGACCGCGCTCGGCCGCTGCCGGAGGACGTGGGTGTTGCCAGCTGGTCAGCACCGGCGCCCCGTGCGATCCCGGCTGGGACCTTCCCGATGCGGCTCACGATCGCGTCGATCATGGGCCGGGCCAGTTGCGCTGCCACTATATCGGGCCTCCTGCGGCCTGCCCCGGACTGTGCTTCCGTGGCTGGCTCGTCCTGTTCCGGGTGCGGTGTCGCACCACCTCTAAGGCATCCTAGGACGCTAGGTGGTGGGGCGGAACGGGGTTGACGGGCGTCCCTGGTCAGGCCGTGCGGACGGCGGTGGAGTCGGTGCTTGCCGGCGTGGTGCCCAGCGCCGCCGCCTGGCTGAACGCGACCAGGGCCAGCAGCAGCTCGTGTTGGGCACGGTTGGGCATCCGGTCCAGCACCGCCTGGACGGCCTGGTGCCGCCGCTCCTTCAGCTCCCGTAGCAGGGTGTCGGCCGCCGCGGTGGGCAGCAGCCGCACCTCGCGCCGGTCCCGCGGGTCGGCCACCCGGCGCAGCAGGCCCACCGCCTCCAGCCGGTCGCAGAGCCGGCTCGCCGACGACGGTACGACGTCCAGCAGCTCGGCCAGCCGGTTCACGTTGGTGTTCGGGTGCGACACGATCAGCGACAGCACCCGCAACTGCGTCGGGGAGACGGGTACGGCGTGCCGGGACGACGCCGAGTCGAGCACACCGATGAGCGCCTCGGCAGCCGCGTCCACGGCCGCGGCGAGGTTCGGAGGTCGCTCCACCCGCTGTCCCCCTGCGATCGTCCCGCTCGTGCTCACCCACCGGCCCGGTCACTACCCGCCAGCGTTGTCCGCAGGGCTGGAACCGCGCCAGTCCAGGCAGACGACGACCGCGTCGTCGCGGAGGTCCGCGTCGGCGTGGTACGCGTGCAGTTCGCGCATCACCGTACCAACTGCCTCGGTCGCCGGCTGCAACCGAGTGGACCGCATGGACCGCGCCATGGCCCGTTCTCCGTAGGGCTCCTGGCCAGCCGGCTCCGCCGCGTACACGCCGTCGTTGACCACGAAGAGGCGGTCCCCCGGCTCCACCGTGAACTCCTGCACGTCGTACCGGGTCTCGGCGAACATACCCAGCGGCAGCTGCTGCTCCAGCGCGATCGGGGCGATCGTGCCGCCACGCAGCCGCAGCAGGTGCGGCGAGCCCGCGTCGACCGCCTTCACCACGCCGCGCCGGGTGTCCACCTCCAGCAGCAGCGTGGCCACGTGCCGGCTGCCCCGGTTCTGGTAGAAGATCGTGTCCGAGGCCAGCTCGGCCTGCTCCACCAGGCTCCCGCCGGAGCGGCGCGCGTTGCGCATGGCGTTGACCGTCACCGCGGTGAGCAGAGACGCCGCCAGGCCGCTGCCGGTGCCGTTGAGCACCGTGACGCTGAGCCGGTCCCCGTCCACGGACCAGTCGAAGTGGTCTCCGCCCACTGTGTACGCCGGTTCCAGCTGCCCGGCGAGCCGGAAGTCGCCGTGGGTGACGCTGCGGCCGGGCAGCAGGTCCCACTGCATCTCGGCGGCCATGCTGAGTCGCTCCCGCCGGCGGGCACGGCGGTACCGGTCCGTCTCCCGGTCGGCCGCGCGTAGCGCCACCGCCAGCTCGCCCGCGACGTCCCGGGCCGTCTCGACGGTCGCCGCGTCGGGTGCCGCCGGCAGCTCGACCATCAGCACCCCGAGCCGCTCGCCCCACACCGACAACGGCAGGTAGACCCGGCACCGGCCGTCCTCGCCGCCGTCCAGCGCCGGCTGCTGGCTGCTGAAACAGCGCTGCGCCACACCCTGCCAGGCGAGGAAGCCGCCGTCGGGCAGGTCCGGGTCCAGCACCGGCCAGAGCCCGCTGGCGCGGTAGTCGGCGATGAACACCTCGGTCCGGGACGCGTCGAGCGTCCGGCGGATCGCCCGGTCGGCGGCCTCCGCCAACTGGTCGGGCGGCGCCGCGCGCAGGGCGCGCGCCACCTGTCCGGCCGCATCCGGCATGCTCATCCTCCGATGACGACTATTGCCATACGGCAAGTATCATACGAAGGCACGCCGAGCCCCGGACCCCCGGTACCGCCTGGCCGGCCGCCGGGTGGAGCCGGCGGTCAGCCCGCGGGCTTCGTCGCCACCGCGCCGTAGAAGGCGTCCGGCACCGGGTCGGGCTCGCCCGCCGGGCGCCACCGCGCGACCGGGGAGACACCGTCCGCCGTGGGCCGCCACCGGCCGAGCAGCGGCACGAACGCCGCGGGTGGGCGCATCCGAAACGCCGGCCCCATCATCGCCAGCGCCTCCGGGTACGCGGCCAGCTCCTCGCTGTCGAAGTCGACCGCCAGGCAGCTGCCCGGCGCCACCGCCTCGTACAGCTCGTCGAGGGTGCGCGCCAGGGTGGCGTCGTCGAGGAAGGCGGCCAGCCCGAGGAAGACCACCCCGACCGGCCGTCTCCCCCACCCCGGCACGAACCGGTGCAGCTGGGCCGGGTCGATCGTGCCGATGTCGGTGGCGTCGCCGAAGCCGTACCCGGCCCGGTCGCTGTCGGCCAGCAGACGCTGACCGAGCCGGATGGTCACCGGGTCGACGTCGGTGTAGAGGACGGTGGCGTCCGGGGCGACCTCGTGCACGTTGCCCCGGGTCGGCACACCCGCGCCGAAGACCAGGAAGCCGTCCACCCCGGCGTCGGCGATCGACCGGACCGCCCGGCCAAGGAAGTCCCGCAGCGAGCGGAAGATCGCCGCACACGGCCCGTACGCGCCCTCGAAGGCGTGGGCCGCGGCCACGTCCACCGGGAAGTGGTGCTCGCCGCCGAGCCAGTAGTCGATCATGCGCGCGGTACTCGGCTGGTCGGGCTCGGTCATCGACGAGTCTCCCTTCCTCGGGCGGGTGGCCGACAGGGTACCGACGACCCGGCTCGGGCGGTATCGCCCCGGCGACACCTCGCCGGCCGCGATACTGGCCGCGCGGGCCTCGGCGGCCGCGATACCGGCTGCGCGGACCTCCGGCGGCCGCGATACCGGCCGCGCAGGGCCGCCGGTGGCCAGGAGGTGCGGCGGTGAACTCGGCGAGCGGTGCGGCGGTGGTGGTCGGCGTGGACGGCTCGGAGCCGGCGCTGCGGGCCGTGCGCCTCGCGGCGGCCGAGGCAGCCCGACGGCACCGGCCGCTGCGGGTGGTCCACGGGTTCATCTGGCCACTGCTGCGCGTACCCCCCGCACCGCCGGCGCCACCCGGCGGCGGCCTGCGGCACCAGGCCGAGGAACTGGTCGCCGCGGCGGTCACCGAGGCGGAATCGGCCGCGCCCGGCGTACGGGTCTCCGGGGAGATCATCGACGGGGAGGCCGCAGCGGTGCTGCTCGGCGAGTCCCCCACCGCCGCGATGATCGTGCTCGGCGACCGCGGCCTCGGCGGCTTCGCCGCCCTGGTGGTCGGCTCGGTGGCCATCCAGGTCGCCGCGCACGCCGACTGCCCGGTGCTGGTGGCCCGCGGCGCGCAACGGACCGTCGGCCCGGTGGTGGTCGGGGTGGACGGCTCTGCGCCGTCCCGGGCCGCAGTCGAGTTCGCCGCCGAGGAGGCGGCGGTCCGCGGCACCCGGCTGCACGCCGTGCACGCCTACACCCACCCCCATTCCACCGGCCCCGGTGACATGCAACCCCTGGTCTACGAGGAGAGCCTGCTGCGCGACGAGGAGAACCGGGTCCTGACCGACGCGCTCACCGGGCTGGCCGACCGCCATCCGCAGGTGCCGCTGACCCGCGAGGTGGTGCACGGCCGGCCGGTCGGCGTGCTGACGGAGGCCGCCCGGACCGCCCAACTGATGGTCGTCGGCGGTCACGGCCGGGGCGCGCTGAGCGGGCTGCTGCTGGGGTCGGTGAGCCAGGGTGTGCTGCACCACGCGGACTGTCCGGTTGCCGTGGTCCGCTGCCCCGACGGAACGGTTGGCACCGCCGCGGGCGGGTAGACGATCCGTGGAGCCACAGCGACCGGAGGAGGCAGGGATGCCAGGACCACGGCCGGGCAGCAACGCGTACGACAAGGAACGGGCACGGCTGCGCGATCTGATCGAAAATTCCGGGCGGGCCGCCGACCAGGAGGCGAACCAGGTCGCGAACCGGATCCTCCAGGACGACCGCGGCCAGCGGGGCGTCGTGCGGGGCGATCGGACGTTCGGGCCCAAGGGCGAGCGTGAACCGGGCGACCCGAAGTGAGGGCCGCACCCGTGGTCGACGGCGCCATTGCCGGCGCCGTCGGCAGCGCCGCGTTGAACATCGTGAGCTTCCTGGACATGGCCACCCGGGCCCGCCCGGCGAGCAACACCCCGGAGGAGGCGGCCGGCCGGCTGGCCGACGCCGCGCACGTCGGTCTCGGGCCGGAGGACCAGGCGGCCAACCGCCGATCGGGCCTCGGGGCCGTGCTGGGCTACGGCGTCGGCATCGCCGCCGGAGCCCTCTTCGGGGTGCTGGCCGCTCGGCGGCGGGTCCCGCTCCCGCTGGCGGTGGGGATGCTCGGCGGCGGGGTGATGGCGACCTCCGACGGGTCGATGACCGTCCTGGGGGTTACCGACCCCCGCACGTGGCGGCGGGTCGACTGGCTGTCGGACATCGTGCCGCACCTGGCATACGGATTGGCGGCCGCAGCCACCTGGCGGAGGCTGCGGCCGCCGTCGCGGCGGGGCCGCTAGCGGCCCCGCCGGCCGCTCTCGTCGTCGGCCACCGGCTCACCGGCCGGGCCGTACGGCGACACCTGCCCCTTCGGGACCGGTCGCCCCACGTCGGCGTTGGACGTGCCCCTGTTGCGGGGATGGCCACTCACCTGGAAACCCTGGCGGCTGTCCTGGCTGGTCGCGCCCTTGTCGTTGCGGCGCAGCTCCTCCTGCTGCGGCTTGACCACAGGTCTCTCCTTCCCGGTGGGAGCGCACGGCGTGAGCCGCACCTCACCCGGGTACCCGCCCCCGCCGGGCGCATACCCGCCGCCGGTCGGGCGTCTGGTCCGGCCGGCGACGGGTATGCCGACGGGATGCCGAACGATCGGAACGTGGCGCGGGTGCTGCTGGACCGGCAGGGCCGCACGTACGCCGAGGAGGCGGGAATCGGTCTCGCCGACCGGCCCGGGCCGCTCTACCAGCTGCTGGTGCTCACCACGTTGCTGAGCACGCGGATCCGGGCCGGGGTGGCGCTCGCGGCGGCTCGGGAACTCTTCGCCGCCGGCTACCGCAGCCCGCAGGCGATGGAGGCGGCGAGCTGGCAGGACCGGGTCGACGCGCTCGGCCGCGGCCACTACCGGCGCTACGACGAGCGCACCGCGACCATGCTGGGTACCGGCGCGCGGCTCTGCCTGGACCGGTGGCACGGCGACCTGCGCCGGCTGCACCGCGAGGCCAACGGCGACCGGGCTGCGCTGCGCCGGCTGCTGACCGAGTTCCCCGGCATCGGCCCGACCGGGGCGGACATCTTCCTGCGCGAGGTGCAGACCGTCTGGGCGGACGTACGCCCGTACGCCGACCGGCGGACCCTGACCGGGGCACGGCGGCTGGGCCTGCCGGCCAACCCGGGGGGCCTCGCCGGGCTGGTGGGCGAGGCCGACTTCGGCCGGCTCGCATCGGCGCTGGTGCGGGTGGCGCTCGGCCAGGAGTCGGCGGGCGAGGTCAACCGGACGGCCGCGGCCCGCTGAACCGCGCCGGGCGCTCGGCGGCCCGGACCGGGTCGGGCGTCACTTGGCCGCGGGCCGGGTCAGGTACCAGACGAGCCCCGCGGCGGCCAGCGCGAGCAGCACGACCCCACCGGAGAGGCCGCTGTCCTCCCCACCGCCGCTGCGGTGCCCAGTAACGCCGAAGTAGATCACCGCAAGCCCGGCGAGCACCGCGATGAACGTGCGCAATCCTCGGTCCCTCACGTCCCGGACGGTACGTCCGGCCGTCACCGGTTCGTGCCGCTTCGCCCGCACGTTCCCCCGTCCGGGGCGCCGCCTCGCGGCTTACTGCTCCGGGCAGCCCGCGGCCGGCCCGCGCAGCCGTACCTGGCGGATCGCCCGGTCGGCCACCTCGACCACCTCGATGGTGAGCCCGGGCAGCTGGACCCGCTCCCCGGGGCCGGCGGGCAGCCGGCCCAACCCGGCCAGGACCAGCCCGGCGACCGTCGCGTACTCGCGGGACAGCGGGAAGGTCAGCCGGACGCCGGTGTCCGGCAGGTCGTGCAGCGGGAAGTCGCCGGGCAGCAGCAGCGCGCCGTCCGGCTCCCGGACCGCCCGGCGCACGTACCGGTCGGTCTCGTCGTACACCTCGCCGACGACCTCCTCGAGCAGGTCCTCCATGGTGACCAGGCCGTCGATCCCGCCGTACTCGTCGACCACGAGGGCCAGCTGCTCGTGGCGTTGCCGCAGCTGACGGATCGCGTCGGCGACCGGCAGGGTGCCCGGCAGCAGCAGCGGCGGGCGAGCCCGCTGCCCGGTAGTGGCGCCGTCGCCGTCCACCAGGTCGCGGATGTGCACCACCCCGCACACGTCGTCCAGCCCGCCAGGGCCGGTGACGGGCGCGCGGGAGCGCCCCGTGGCGGCGAGCCGGCGCATCGCCTCCGCCGCCGGCATGCTCGCCGGCAGGGTCGTCACGTCGCGCCGCGAGACAAGGATCTCGCGCAGGTTACGGCCGGCGATCTCGAACGCCCCAGCCAGGATCTCCCGCTGCTGCGCCGACAGCCCGCGCTGGCTGACCAGCATCTCCCGCAGCTCCTCCTCGGTCACCTCCGGCCGGCTGGCCCGCGGATCCCCGCCAGCGAGCCGGACCAGCAGGTCGGTGGCACGGCCGAGCAGCCACACCGCCGGGCGGGACAGCCCGGCCAGCAGATCCAGCGGCCCGGCGGCGATGAGCGCCCAGCGCTCCGCCGCCTGCATCGCCAACCGCTTCGGGACCAGCTCACCGACGACCAGCGTGACGTAGGTCAGCACGATCGTCACCAGCAGCACCGCGGCCGGGTGCGCGGCCCGGCCGAGGAAGCCCAGCAGGCCGACCAGCGGCTGCGCCAGCGC comes from Micromonospora viridifaciens and encodes:
- a CDS encoding DUF881 domain-containing protein: MSEEHRETGTGWPEPAEPVRPSGPAGEPDPRPEAPDPDELSPLAPAEREAEAPPPEDPPAEGSGDDGPSGSVAKAGPASRRLTSAGAMIAVLLALLGFTLVVQLKTTSTDSSLAGTREEDLVRISSDLDSRERRLRQDIAALEESQRQLRSGEQGRQAALEEATRRADELGILAGTLPAVGPGLSVRFEGGDKATSSARILDAVQELRGAGAEAMQIVGADGTSVRIIASTYFVDAQGGGLVVDGRRLAAPYTVLVIGDPATMRTALNIPGGVVASVADDGGTVIVEDREAVEVSQLHAPIKLEHARPVS
- a CDS encoding CDP-alcohol phosphatidyltransferase family protein, which gives rise to MSHRAAPAEHPASEGTTAAVGDRILTLPNMISFVRLIGVPLFLYLFLVVRADVAAIVVLAVGGTSDWVDGWLARRLHQVSRLGELLDPLADRLYILATLLAFTAREVVPWQFTAALLARELLLLGSLAVLRRHGYGPPPVHYVGKTATFLLLAAFPVLLLAAAAPAIATAAGAIGWGLAWWGLVLYWVAGAMYVVQASRLVRTMRARRAGAGA
- the odhI gene encoding oxoglutarate dehydrogenase inhibitor Odhl translates to MTRPDDEFPPLDVTSTLNLGSLDEVLEGPDTDVVPSRMSGSLPPGMALLVVRRGPNAGARFLLDHDVTTSGRHPDSDIFLDDVTVSRRHAEFHRDGGTFTVRDVGSLNGTYVNRERVEAATLSNGDEVQIGKFRVVFIAGPRPEEAGRG
- a CDS encoding PP2C family protein-serine/threonine phosphatase, with amino-acid sequence MPDAAGQVARALRAAPPDQLAEAADRAIRRTLDASRTEVFIADYRASGLWPVLDPDLPDGGFLAWQGVAQRCFSSQQPALDGGEDGRCRVYLPLSVWGERLGVLMVELPAAPDAATVETARDVAGELAVALRAADRETDRYRRARRRERLSMAAEMQWDLLPGRSVTHGDFRLAGQLEPAYTVGGDHFDWSVDGDRLSVTVLNGTGSGLAASLLTAVTVNAMRNARRSGGSLVEQAELASDTIFYQNRGSRHVATLLLEVDTRRGVVKAVDAGSPHLLRLRGGTIAPIALEQQLPLGMFAETRYDVQEFTVEPGDRLFVVNDGVYAAEPAGQEPYGERAMARSMRSTRLQPATEAVGTVMRELHAYHADADLRDDAVVVCLDWRGSSPADNAGG
- the gcvH gene encoding glycine cleavage system protein GcvH; the encoded protein is MIPEDLRYTAEHEWVAGGGGGAVRIGITHFAQDALGDIVFVQLPDEGAVVAAGESMGEIESTKSVSEIYAPLSGTVAARNEALADAPEAINTDPYGAGWLVEIVPDDPAAVEGLLTAGAYRELTES
- a CDS encoding DUF881 domain-containing protein, giving the protein MSAAPGDRDPSTRPYAPDFLTELFRNPLDPGYADAAVGRREGSPSRWRRLLARPVSLVVLVVIGFVFAVAYRETVAEEPGRAKARAGLIAEIKRREAETDRLTERADQLREEVGRQRDAALSGSQAYRLRNLEAGTGLGRVRGDGVVVRLVDAPPDKDAVTGADAGPSRVLYSDLQKVANALWAAGAEAVAINGQRLTATSTIRSAGEAILVDYRPVTSPYEVTAIGPGSMRDKFDDSRAAALMREVARTTGLSFGVKEAGDLTLPAAPQPRLRYAEPSVSPSPSPSGSGVAGSSSPGPSRSGPSPSPSGGNR
- the ftsR gene encoding transcriptional regulator FtsR gives rise to the protein MSIGEVLAQLRVEFPDVTISKLRFLEAEGLVEPQRTPAGYRKYSWDDVARLRFVLTAQRDQYLPLRVIRDQLAEWDASGAAPGRQRPTLVAVGPGGEVPGREVSEPAESPEVRLGRADLLSRSGLAESTLAELERLGVLVSDPPGWYDADALIIARAVAGLAAYGLEPRHLRGYRTAADREVGLFAQLVAPLARQSDPAARARAAETARELVALSQQLHAALVRVGLRSTLGR
- a CDS encoding small basic family protein, producing MIAVLALIVGVLLGLYLDPTVPAALQPYLPIAVVAALDAVFGGVRAKLDRIFDDKQFVVSFISNVLVAALIVYLGDQLGVGGQLSTGVVVVLGVRIFGNVAAIRRHLFRA
- a CDS encoding MarR family transcriptional regulator, which encodes MERPPNLAAAVDAAAEALIGVLDSASSRHAVPVSPTQLRVLSLIVSHPNTNVNRLAELLDVVPSSASRLCDRLEAVGLLRRVADPRDRREVRLLPTAAADTLLRELKERRHQAVQAVLDRMPNRAQHELLLALVAFSQAAALGTTPASTDSTAVRTA
- a CDS encoding SAM-dependent methyltransferase — its product is MTEPDQPSTARMIDYWLGGEHHFPVDVAAAHAFEGAYGPCAAIFRSLRDFLGRAVRSIADAGVDGFLVFGAGVPTRGNVHEVAPDATVLYTDVDPVTIRLGQRLLADSDRAGYGFGDATDIGTIDPAQLHRFVPGWGRRPVGVVFLGLAAFLDDATLARTLDELYEAVAPGSCLAVDFDSEELAAYPEALAMMGPAFRMRPPAAFVPLLGRWRPTADGVSPVARWRPAGEPDPVPDAFYGAVATKPAG
- a CDS encoding bifunctional nuclease family protein, which encodes MRELSVVGVRVELPSNQPIVLLREVEGDRYLPIWIGAVEATAIAYEQQGVKPARPLTHDLLRDVLAALQAPLRAVEITDLKENVFYADLLIGDGVRVSARPSDSIALALRVGAPIRCAEQVLSEAGIVIPDEQEDEVEKFREFLEQVRPEDFAG